One stretch of Halobaculum marinum DNA includes these proteins:
- a CDS encoding DUF7559 family protein — translation MPATKEVKCVSADCELDMFENHYTYDIADDHTVADLSCPLCGGGELEEIEL, via the coding sequence ATGCCCGCCACGAAGGAAGTCAAGTGCGTCAGCGCCGACTGCGAACTGGACATGTTCGAGAACCACTACACGTACGACATCGCCGACGACCACACGGTCGCTGACCTCTCGTGTCCGCTGTGCGGGGGCGGCGAGCTCGAAGAGATCGAACTGTGA
- a CDS encoding DUF429 domain-containing protein has translation MTTDPTPTAVYGVDLSAAAKSAGASTWVARCVPDGDTLVVETLASASEFLGLDSTARADVLPALADHLATVEGPAVAGLDFPFSLPAWTLGGDDWRAFVEATPEEWGALAGVDDPRDLYEAVRAGADEGRPIRRATDDEHGGQDPAGFRIKTQTYYGISVLLSRLIARDGVCVPPVLSVPDPRLTVLETYPASVFDRLDDAARTGYKKAQRRHVEARRRNVEALRAAGVRFGRDDAARTLVDCAVATDDALDAVAAAYAAHRNYPDALDREYDAEERREARIFA, from the coding sequence GTGACCACCGATCCGACCCCCACGGCGGTGTACGGCGTCGACCTCAGCGCCGCCGCGAAGTCGGCGGGCGCGTCGACGTGGGTGGCGCGCTGTGTCCCCGACGGGGACACGCTCGTCGTCGAGACGCTCGCCTCCGCCTCGGAGTTCCTCGGTCTCGACTCCACTGCCCGCGCCGACGTGCTCCCCGCGTTAGCCGACCACCTAGCGACCGTCGAGGGCCCCGCCGTCGCCGGTCTCGACTTCCCGTTCTCGCTCCCGGCGTGGACGCTCGGGGGCGACGACTGGCGGGCGTTCGTCGAGGCCACCCCCGAGGAGTGGGGCGCGTTGGCCGGCGTCGACGACCCGCGCGACCTGTACGAGGCGGTCCGGGCGGGCGCCGACGAGGGGCGACCGATCCGCCGGGCCACCGACGACGAACACGGTGGACAGGACCCCGCGGGCTTCCGGATCAAGACCCAGACGTACTACGGTATCTCGGTGCTCCTCAGCCGATTGATCGCTCGCGACGGCGTCTGCGTCCCACCGGTGTTGTCGGTCCCCGACCCCCGCCTCACGGTGCTTGAGACGTACCCCGCGTCGGTGTTCGACCGCCTCGACGACGCCGCGCGGACGGGGTACAAGAAGGCACAACGCCGGCACGTTGAGGCCCGACGACGGAACGTCGAGGCGCTCCGCGCGGCCGGCGTCCGGTTCGGTCGCGACGACGCGGCGAGGACCCTCGTCGACTGTGCGGTGGCGACCGACGACGCGCTCGACGCCGTCGCCGCCGCGTACGCCGCCCACCGGAACTACCCCGACGCGCTGGACCGCGAGTACGACGCGGAGGAGCGACGGGAGGCACGCATCTTCGCCTGA
- a CDS encoding bacteriophage holin: MTTDGRELDDRAFGLACGLLWAVAVVSLGVLARFGWGERWEHLLADLYRGYGESTSGLAIGGLWAFLDGLVGGYVFAWLYNALVRAGETMRAPIDEDGVTEVVPSPRHNTE, translated from the coding sequence ATGACCACGGACGGTCGTGAACTCGACGACAGGGCGTTCGGACTAGCGTGTGGACTGCTCTGGGCGGTCGCCGTCGTCTCGCTCGGCGTGCTCGCCCGGTTCGGGTGGGGCGAACGGTGGGAGCACCTGTTGGCGGACCTGTATCGCGGGTACGGAGAGTCGACGTCGGGGCTCGCCATCGGGGGACTGTGGGCGTTCCTCGACGGCCTCGTCGGCGGGTACGTCTTCGCGTGGCTGTACAACGCGCTGGTCCGCGCGGGTGAGACGATGCGAGCCCCGATCGACGAGGACGGGGTGACGGAAGTCGTGCCGTCACCCCGACACAACACTGAATAG
- a CDS encoding radical SAM protein: MTAPDPSDLAVTIVDGYVDEPAHFGVPPYISTYPRFTAGALVDAGVPESQITYHTIDELRDERRKWADVADADLMVYVGGMTVPGKYVGGTPAEPDEVRELAWTADGVTLLGGPVRFGVGEENAGAQEMQRDDLDFDFLAMGDVEAAAYDIVESGLEGFGNRIRDYDEVARWSSMGAFVVEQHPNHPDYLIAELETSRGCAYRCSFCTEPMYGDPDFRTAPDVVSEVDALSDAGVRHFRLGRQADILAFGGDGEAPNPDALRQLYGGIREVAPDLRTLHLDNMNPVTITDYPEASREAIEVIARHNTPGDTAAFGLESADPDVREQNNLLVSAEECLEAVRVVNEAGGWRPGEDPANAPSFGDDAPRRLPKLLPGINLVHGLEGETADTFEHNKNFLDSVMDEGLMLRRVNVRQVMAFEGTEMAETGARLAREHKKEFQQYKREVRETVDRPMLERVMPTGTVLPDVYLEYHEDGTTFGRQLGTYPILVGIPGEHDLGRTVDVAVVDWGYRSVTGVPYPLDVNGASMHELRAIPGIGKSAAGDLVVNRPYANAAEAAEVVGADASLERFADAGVPGVDSDADYPGAPAPRSAD, from the coding sequence ATGACCGCGCCGGATCCGAGCGACCTCGCCGTCACCATCGTCGACGGCTACGTGGACGAACCGGCGCACTTCGGCGTCCCGCCGTACATCTCGACGTACCCGCGCTTCACCGCGGGTGCGCTCGTCGACGCGGGCGTCCCGGAGTCGCAGATCACCTACCACACCATCGACGAACTCCGCGACGAGCGGCGCAAGTGGGCAGACGTCGCCGACGCCGACCTCATGGTCTACGTCGGCGGGATGACCGTCCCCGGGAAGTACGTCGGTGGCACGCCCGCCGAACCGGACGAAGTGCGCGAACTCGCGTGGACCGCCGACGGCGTCACCCTCCTCGGCGGCCCGGTGCGCTTCGGCGTCGGCGAGGAGAACGCCGGTGCCCAGGAGATGCAGCGCGACGACCTCGACTTCGACTTCCTCGCGATGGGCGACGTGGAGGCCGCCGCCTACGACATCGTCGAGAGCGGCCTGGAGGGGTTCGGCAACCGCATCCGCGACTACGACGAGGTCGCGCGCTGGTCGAGCATGGGCGCGTTCGTCGTCGAACAGCACCCGAACCACCCCGACTACCTCATCGCCGAGTTGGAGACCTCCCGCGGGTGTGCGTACCGCTGTTCGTTCTGCACGGAGCCGATGTACGGCGACCCGGACTTCCGCACCGCACCCGACGTGGTGTCGGAGGTCGACGCGCTCTCGGACGCGGGCGTCCGCCACTTCCGCCTCGGTCGGCAGGCCGACATCCTCGCGTTCGGCGGCGACGGCGAGGCGCCGAATCCCGACGCCCTCCGCCAACTGTACGGCGGCATCCGCGAGGTTGCGCCCGACCTGCGCACGCTCCACCTCGACAACATGAATCCCGTGACCATCACGGACTACCCGGAGGCGTCGCGGGAGGCCATCGAGGTCATCGCACGCCACAACACGCCCGGAGACACAGCGGCGTTCGGCCTCGAATCCGCGGACCCCGACGTTCGAGAGCAGAACAACCTCCTCGTCAGCGCCGAAGAGTGCCTGGAGGCCGTCCGCGTCGTCAACGAGGCTGGCGGCTGGCGCCCCGGCGAGGACCCGGCGAACGCGCCGAGTTTCGGCGACGACGCCCCGCGTCGCCTCCCCAAACTCCTGCCCGGGATCAACCTCGTCCACGGCTTGGAGGGAGAGACGGCGGACACCTTCGAGCACAACAAGAACTTCCTCGACTCGGTGATGGACGAGGGGCTGATGCTCCGCCGGGTGAACGTCCGGCAGGTGATGGCGTTCGAGGGGACCGAGATGGCCGAGACGGGCGCCCGCCTCGCGCGCGAGCACAAGAAGGAGTTCCAGCAGTACAAACGCGAGGTGCGCGAGACGGTCGACCGCCCGATGCTGGAGCGCGTGATGCCCACGGGCACCGTCCTCCCCGACGTGTACCTGGAGTACCACGAAGACGGCACCACGTTCGGTCGCCAGTTGGGCACGTATCCGATCCTCGTCGGCATCCCCGGCGAGCACGACCTCGGGCGGACGGTCGACGTGGCGGTCGTCGACTGGGGCTACCGCTCGGTGACGGGCGTCCCCTACCCGCTCGACGTCAACGGCGCGTCGATGCACGAACTGCGCGCCATCCCCGGCATCGGCAAGTCCGCCGCGGGTGACCTCGTCGTCAACCGCCCGTACGCGAACGCCGCCGAGGCCGCCGAAGTGGTCGGCGCCGACGCCTCCCTCGAACGGTTTGCAGACGCGGGCGTCCCCGGTGTGGACAGCGACGCCGACTACCCGGGTGCGCCAGCACCGCGGAGCGCCGACTGA
- a CDS encoding MBL fold metallo-hydrolase produces the protein MARGGDGDRSPAADTHVDRFAIPVETRAPGGTTNAYVVGTDETLLVDPAARTDTLDTVVREKVADHVAVTHTHPDHVGAVAAYAAETGATVWARRGYEDRFVEATGVEPDRTFSPGDRVGPTTVVDLPGHAPDGVGFETGNGVVCGDVAVAEGSVVVAAPEGDMRAYLTALRRLHARNPPALFPGHGPRIDDARATCARLVDHRLGRERRVVDAVEGGTRAVDALLEAAYDKDLTGVEDLARATLVAHVEKVARAGRIRWDRQTGRVAPR, from the coding sequence ATGGCTCGTGGCGGCGACGGTGATCGGTCGCCCGCGGCGGACACGCACGTCGACCGCTTCGCCATCCCCGTCGAGACCCGCGCACCCGGCGGAACGACCAACGCCTACGTCGTCGGGACGGACGAGACGCTGCTCGTCGACCCGGCGGCGCGCACCGACACGCTCGACACCGTCGTCCGCGAGAAGGTCGCCGACCACGTCGCCGTCACGCACACCCACCCCGACCACGTGGGCGCCGTCGCCGCCTACGCCGCCGAGACGGGCGCGACCGTCTGGGCGCGGCGAGGCTACGAGGACCGCTTCGTCGAGGCGACTGGTGTGGAACCGGACCGCACGTTCTCTCCCGGCGACCGCGTCGGGCCGACGACCGTCGTCGACCTCCCGGGCCACGCGCCAGACGGCGTCGGCTTCGAGACGGGCAACGGCGTCGTCTGCGGCGACGTGGCGGTCGCCGAGGGGAGCGTCGTCGTCGCCGCGCCGGAGGGTGATATGCGGGCGTACCTCACCGCGCTCCGTCGGCTCCACGCCCGGAACCCGCCGGCGCTGTTCCCCGGGCACGGCCCCCGCATCGACGACGCGCGGGCGACGTGTGCGAGGCTGGTCGACCACCGACTCGGGCGCGAACGGCGCGTCGTCGACGCCGTGGAAGGCGGCACACGAGCGGTCGACGCCCTGCTCGAGGCCGCCTACGACAAGGACCTCACTGGCGTCGAGGACCTCGCGCGGGCGACGCTAGTCGCGCACGTCGAGAAGGTGGCGCGGGCGGGTCGCATCCGGTGGGACCGCCAGACAGGGCGCGTCGCGCCGCGGTGA
- a CDS encoding DUF7511 domain-containing protein, producing MSVAPDRSPEDVHTPDPRFAAPSGLTAAVVRYDGEPDRCTVYPNGADDDTLTTTWLSVNAECLVSLEDAR from the coding sequence ATGTCGGTTGCACCCGATCGGTCACCCGAGGACGTGCACACGCCCGACCCCCGCTTCGCCGCCCCCTCCGGCCTCACGGCTGCGGTCGTCCGCTACGACGGCGAGCCAGACCGCTGTACGGTGTACCCCAACGGCGCGGACGACGACACGCTGACGACGACGTGGCTGTCGGTCAACGCCGAGTGTCTCGTGTCGCTGGAAGACGCCCGCTGA
- a CDS encoding YkgJ family cysteine cluster protein, translating into MQSLEAELAEARSLAVDELADAIETIGFECTRCGACCKSEADDPHTATVFPDEVRRLQGAGDADGPTADTEESDAEGARDWRDVARPMPYGLTDGPDGPEGETFEWALQTDACGDCVFYEEDDDGVGACGVHADRPLICETYPFSVALGGTSQPMGEAVDEEGVVRAHECEGLGRDIDRADAESLAAALKERAVRELEEAIGVRDSYEPRTVDAGTVVVHDSEGAKDADGRPLDAAGRDDER; encoded by the coding sequence GTGCAGTCACTCGAAGCCGAGTTGGCGGAGGCGCGTTCGCTCGCGGTCGACGAGTTGGCCGACGCCATCGAGACGATCGGATTCGAGTGCACCCGCTGTGGCGCGTGCTGCAAGAGCGAGGCGGACGACCCCCACACCGCGACCGTGTTCCCCGACGAGGTGCGGCGCCTCCAGGGCGCTGGTGACGCCGACGGCCCGACTGCCGACACGGAGGAGTCCGACGCCGAGGGGGCGCGTGACTGGCGCGATGTCGCCCGCCCGATGCCGTACGGCCTGACCGACGGCCCGGACGGCCCGGAAGGCGAGACGTTCGAGTGGGCGCTCCAGACGGACGCATGCGGCGACTGCGTCTTCTACGAGGAGGACGACGACGGCGTCGGCGCCTGCGGCGTCCACGCGGACCGCCCGCTCATCTGCGAGACGTACCCGTTCTCGGTCGCGCTCGGCGGCACCAGCCAGCCGATGGGCGAGGCCGTCGACGAGGAGGGCGTCGTCCGCGCACACGAGTGCGAGGGACTCGGCCGCGACATCGACCGCGCCGACGCCGAGTCGCTCGCGGCGGCGCTGAAGGAACGAGCCGTCCGTGAGTTGGAGGAGGCCATCGGCGTGCGCGACAGCTACGAACCCCGGACGGTCGACGCCGGCACGGTCGTCGTCCACGACTCCGAGGGGGCGAAAGACGCCGACGGCCGCCCCCTCGACGCCGCTGGGCGGGACGACGAGCGGTAG
- a CDS encoding TRAM domain-containing protein: protein MEISDELLCLFSAEVRDDGDRYTVEIPKREVDTGSVEPGTVYRVALIEREGAAAADTASADTPASTDGPQPPVERGEIRYVEIEDLGKQGDGIARVERGYVIIVPDTEVGERVKIEITEVKSNFAVGEVIDDAL, encoded by the coding sequence GTGGAAATCTCCGACGAACTCCTCTGTCTGTTCAGCGCCGAGGTCCGTGACGACGGCGACCGCTACACCGTAGAGATCCCCAAACGGGAGGTCGACACCGGCAGCGTCGAACCGGGCACGGTGTACCGCGTCGCGCTCATCGAGCGCGAGGGCGCTGCCGCGGCCGACACCGCGTCCGCCGACACCCCCGCGTCCACCGACGGCCCGCAGCCGCCGGTCGAGCGCGGCGAGATCCGCTACGTCGAGATCGAAGACCTCGGGAAACAGGGTGACGGCATCGCCCGCGTCGAACGGGGCTACGTGATCATCGTCCCCGACACCGAGGTGGGCGAGCGCGTCAAGATCGAGATCACCGAGGTGAAGTCCAACTTCGCCGTCGGCGAGGTCATCGACGACGCACTCTGA
- a CDS encoding class I SAM-dependent methyltransferase yields the protein MKGQEWYQADSVAEEYDAKRFSKGGRLIDRREKRAVLEALGPVEGERVLEIACGTGRFTVMLAERGADIVGLDISDAMLAQGREKARSAGLASTVEFMRGDAARLPFPDDHFDAVFAMRFFHLADTPAKFLAEMARVSKDVVFFDTFRGASFRTLYNWALPMGSRLYSREEVERLIDGAGLSLRQDDHDFVFPYGFYREVPNSVADPFWALDQAIGGNAVGEKLSSVSYWTTEV from the coding sequence GTGAAGGGCCAGGAGTGGTACCAGGCCGACTCAGTCGCCGAGGAGTACGACGCCAAGCGGTTCTCGAAGGGCGGACGGCTCATCGACCGACGCGAGAAGCGTGCCGTGTTGGAGGCGCTCGGACCCGTCGAGGGCGAGCGCGTGTTGGAGATCGCCTGCGGGACCGGACGGTTCACCGTGATGCTCGCCGAGCGCGGCGCCGACATCGTCGGACTCGACATCTCCGACGCGATGCTCGCGCAGGGCCGTGAGAAGGCGCGCAGCGCCGGCCTCGCCTCGACGGTCGAGTTCATGCGCGGCGACGCCGCCCGCCTCCCGTTCCCGGACGACCACTTCGACGCCGTGTTCGCGATGCGCTTTTTCCACCTCGCGGACACGCCGGCGAAGTTCCTCGCGGAGATGGCCCGCGTCTCGAAGGACGTCGTCTTCTTCGACACCTTCCGTGGCGCGTCGTTCCGCACGCTCTACAACTGGGCGCTCCCGATGGGGTCGCGGCTGTACTCCAGAGAGGAGGTCGAACGACTCATCGACGGCGCCGGCCTCAGCCTGCGCCAGGACGACCACGACTTCGTGTTCCCGTACGGCTTCTACCGCGAAGTGCCCAACAGCGTCGCCGACCCCTTCTGGGCGCTCGACCAGGCCATCGGCGGCAACGCCGTCGGCGAGAAACTGTCGTCGGTGTCGTACTGGACGACCGAGGTCTGA
- a CDS encoding PPOX class F420-dependent oxidoreductase, translating to MIPESHRDIFESKSFAHLSTVMPDGTPQVTPVWVDHEDGEYVLVNTARGRRKERNIRNNPKVGLSVTDPEDPYRYVSVLGEAELTEEGAVEHIDKLAKRYFDVDEYPHHGEESGPRVIVRVPTDRIVTSG from the coding sequence GTGATCCCCGAGTCACACCGCGACATCTTCGAGTCGAAGTCGTTCGCCCACCTCTCGACGGTCATGCCCGACGGGACGCCGCAGGTGACCCCTGTCTGGGTCGACCACGAGGACGGTGAGTACGTCCTCGTGAACACTGCTCGCGGGCGCCGCAAGGAGCGCAACATCCGCAACAATCCGAAGGTCGGTCTGTCTGTGACGGACCCCGAGGACCCGTACCGGTACGTCTCCGTGTTGGGCGAGGCGGAGTTGACCGAGGAGGGCGCCGTCGAGCACATCGACAAACTCGCGAAGCGGTACTTCGACGTCGACGAGTACCCGCACCACGGCGAGGAGTCGGGGCCGCGCGTGATCGTCCGCGTCCCGACCGACCGGATCGTCACGAGCGGGTGA
- a CDS encoding MarR family transcriptional regulator, whose protein sequence is MSTSTADPDATDALTEAEYRDLLSDLPPSAKLVAKVLEGDAPLSQGQLAEESLLPDRTVRYALNRLEEQGLVGSRYSFKDARKQVYYLNR, encoded by the coding sequence ATGAGCACCAGTACCGCGGACCCGGACGCCACTGACGCACTCACCGAAGCCGAATACCGCGATCTCCTCAGCGACCTGCCGCCGAGCGCGAAGCTCGTCGCGAAGGTCCTCGAAGGCGACGCCCCCCTCTCGCAGGGGCAACTCGCCGAGGAGTCGCTGCTGCCCGACCGCACCGTGCGCTACGCGCTCAATCGCCTGGAGGAGCAGGGGCTCGTCGGGTCGCGCTACTCGTTCAAGGACGCGCGCAAGCAGGTCTACTACCTCAACCGGTAA